From Pseudocalidococcus azoricus BACA0444, a single genomic window includes:
- a CDS encoding AAA family ATPase has translation MTEKLIIKNFAGIEELEIEVKKINILIGSETSGKSICAKLLFYFKSFFSQMSLIIEGGNTKEDLDTDYSRKFTEYFPRNSWSKNDFYIKYEIANEFISINRNENQNAGVSLDYSPYFSNFFDKSSEDLEIMTSRKFLINKEYENYDKISKLYVISKQFKGEFFHNLSNHFKKDIKFDQLYILSGRSFFSIFNRNLYLFYSQKINVDPFLLSFGLSYEDIKDLRESFHNRIYKSIEKQKSQSEIKKLAEDSLRAKYIRQDGQDFLLHSDGRKVSITNASSGQQELLPLTIILEALPHMAPSSLGYTVYVEEPEAHLFPSTQRNIIELMATVFNSCEDKLQLFITTHSPYVLTAINNLLQAGQIYETADESTQKKLEEILPKYKSLHTADVAAYSLSEGRCQNIINSETGLIDAQIIDSVSEDLAIQFDELLDLI, from the coding sequence ATGACCGAAAAGCTAATTATCAAAAACTTTGCAGGCATTGAAGAGCTAGAAATTGAAGTCAAGAAAATCAACATTCTCATTGGCTCAGAAACCAGTGGCAAAAGTATTTGTGCTAAGTTACTCTTTTATTTCAAAAGCTTTTTTAGTCAAATGTCTTTAATTATCGAAGGTGGAAACACGAAAGAGGATTTAGATACTGATTATTCTCGGAAATTTACTGAATATTTTCCACGGAATTCATGGAGCAAAAATGATTTTTATATCAAATATGAAATTGCTAATGAATTTATAAGTATTAATAGAAACGAGAATCAAAACGCAGGAGTATCATTAGATTATTCACCCTATTTCTCCAACTTTTTCGATAAGTCTTCAGAAGATTTAGAAATAATGACAAGTAGAAAGTTCTTGATTAACAAGGAATACGAAAACTACGATAAAATTAGTAAACTTTATGTTATTTCAAAACAATTCAAAGGTGAATTTTTTCACAACCTAAGCAATCATTTTAAGAAAGACATAAAATTTGATCAACTATATATTTTATCTGGTCGTTCGTTTTTTTCAATCTTTAATAGAAACTTATATTTGTTTTATTCGCAAAAGATAAATGTTGATCCATTTTTGCTCTCTTTTGGTTTAAGTTATGAAGACATTAAGGATCTGCGCGAGTCTTTTCACAATCGGATTTATAAATCCATAGAGAAGCAAAAATCTCAATCTGAAATTAAGAAACTGGCTGAGGATTCTTTACGTGCTAAATATATTCGCCAGGATGGCCAAGATTTTCTGCTTCATAGTGATGGAAGGAAAGTAAGCATAACTAATGCATCATCTGGTCAACAAGAGCTTCTTCCTTTAACAATTATCTTAGAGGCACTACCGCATATGGCCCCTAGTTCACTTGGCTACACAGTTTATGTTGAAGAACCAGAAGCGCATCTCTTTCCAAGTACTCAAAGAAATATTATCGAGTTAATGGCTACAGTTTTCAACTCTTGTGAGGATAAGTTACAGCTTTTTATCACAACTCACAGCCCTTATGTCCTAACAGCAATTAATAACCTCCTCCAGGCCGGGCAAATCTATGAAACGGCTGATGAGAGTACCCAAAAGAAACTTGAAGAGATTCTCCCAAAATATAAGTCACTCCATACGGCTGATGTGGCTGCCTACTCTTTATCTGAGGGTCGTTGTCAAAATATTATTAATTCTGAAACAGGCTTGATCGATGCCCAAATTATTGACTCGGTTTCTGAAGACTTAGCAATTCAGTTTGATGAACTTCTTGATTTAATTTAG
- a CDS encoding DUF2499 domain-containing protein, translated as MEALSIPTWVIHISSVLEWMAAIVLIWRFGELHPQQGWKWLALAMLPALISAMCACTWHYYNNDVQLEWLVVVQAGLTLFGNTTLCLAAGWIYYRYQAKLP; from the coding sequence ATGGAAGCATTATCAATTCCCACCTGGGTGATTCATATTTCGAGCGTTTTGGAGTGGATGGCAGCGATTGTTTTGATTTGGCGATTTGGGGAACTACATCCGCAACAAGGTTGGAAGTGGTTAGCTTTGGCGATGTTACCGGCCCTAATCAGTGCGATGTGTGCTTGTACGTGGCATTACTATAACAACGATGTTCAACTTGAGTGGCTTGTGGTTGTCCAGGCCGGCTTAACATTATTTGGGAATACGACCCTTTGTCTAGCGGCGGGATGGATTTACTATCGTTACCAGGCCAAGTTACCCTAA